The region AATCCCACAAAGACTCCCGAATCACCACCTATCCAAGACGAAACAGCCAGATACGAGCAAGTAATTGACCAGTTACGTCGGTTAATGGGAGGCTCAATGGAGTATGTTAATATCTGGCTAAACTCACCTCATCCTGACTTGGGAGGTCTTACACCTCAGTTTTTCATAGATACAGGCAAGATAGAGGTTGTCGAGTCCCTAGCCTGGGCGATGGAACATTGCCTTATTGGGTAAGGATGATCTTAAAGTGTTGACTAATAATGAATTAATCGCAGCTGTGGCTGCACTGCCTACTTCATCTCTGACAGGATTAGCATTTCGTGTTATCTTCGTAAGATATCTCGATACCGCTTTATCCTCGATTGGCTCTGTCCTGGGCGGCAGGTATAATCCACCTCAAGCATTTCAAGCACTTTACCTTACCGAAGAATCCGTAACCGCCTTGCTAGAGGTAGAAGCTTTGTTTAAAACCGGGTTAAAACTCAGGTCTATTCCGAAATCACCTCTGATTGTACTTTCTATTTACTATCAATTGAACGCTGTTATAGATATCACTAATTTTGATAACCAACAGGCATTAGGAACAAATTTACAAGAACTCACTGGAAATTGGCGGCTGATGAATGCACTGGGTCAAATCGCTCCTTCTCAAATGCTTGGAGAAGCTGCTTACAATTTACAGACAATTGAAGCTTTGAAAGTGCCTTCAGCGCGTGACCCAAATACTCACAATTTAATAGTATTTCCCGATCGACTTTCTGCAAATAGCTCTTTGCGCGTATACGACGACTCTGGCACAATTAATGCACAACTGCCTTGAACGACGTTCACGGTGCATGACACTCCGGTTGTGCGATTCCGGAACTGTAGGGTGTGACAATTGGCGCTTGTGCTACCAGTTTCACTTCCCCTTTAGAGTTAATTACCCATCCTTGCGCTTCTACAATCTCAGTGCTGGCAGAGGTTTCCCCTCTGCCCCTCTGCCCCTCTGCCCCTCTGCTCCTCTGCCCCTCTGCTAAACTTGTTCTTAAATCGATCCATGTGGCGTTACCGCTGATTGGTTCGATCGGGCCTGGTGGCAAACCACCTCTACCTACGATCGCAAGTCGGCTTTGTTCTTCTGAGTTAGGACGACAAGCAGAAACAACTAGCCTGGTAGCATCAACCAGATTGTCTGGCAAATCCACTAAGCCAGAACTGGGATTGACATTGGGGGTGTTGATAGTTACCGTACCGCTTAAAGAAGAATCCGCACCTGTTGCTGTGATATCGCTACTAGACAGCAGTTTGGGATCTAAGAGGTTAGTATCGTTAGTGTTCAGTAGAATTTGCAGTTCTTCTCTAGTAAGTGACTGAGCGCCGAAGATGCCTTGGGTATTGATGGCGATCGTACCACCTCGATCGTTGAGAGAATTGGCACTGATATCGCTATTTTCCAAAGCAGCAAGCACATCGGTGTTGATAGTGATATTGCCGCCAACGATTTGGCTTCCTCGTGCGTTAGTTGCGATCGTACTATTTTGGCGCAAGATCAAGGATTGAGTTTGCAGTCTGATACTAGCCTGATCTTCCGTTAAAGGATTATTACCTTTGATAGTTTCCGTGCTGATTTGCGCCTGATTACCCAAAAAGATGGCATCAGCCTCGACTGCGATGTTGCCTGCCGCACCAGTCCCCTTACTGGTGCTGGTCAATACAGCGCCATTGGTTATAAACAGCGATCGCGCAGTAATGTTGATGTCGCCTCCATCTCCTAAAGCATCTTCATTCACAGTGCTTTCGGCTCCCGTGGAGACTTCTTTGTTCTCCGCACCATCAAAGGAGATGGTATCGCTAGCCACAATTTTTACGTTTCCCGCTCTCCCCTGTCCAAATGTGCTGACATCCATTACAGCGCCTTGAGTGAATGCGATCGATTTGGCGGTGATGTTGATGTCGCCGCTATTGCCAATGGCATTGGAATTAATATTGTTTTCTATGCGGCTCGATGCGATTGCGATCGTTTCGGTGGCATTTAGAGAAAGGTTTCCCCCTTGAGCATCGGCTGTTCCCAAACCTTTTGCTATCCCACCACTGAGGAGACTTGCTCCCGAAATATCTATATTCGCAGCATTAATGGTAATGCTACTGCCACCAGACCCTACCACATTAATGGCACTTTTATTGATGATCGATACATTCGATCGCGGCACTCCTTCGGGAAATTGTAGAGACGTTTCATGAAACGTCTCTACATCACCATTTAGCCCTATCTTTCCCTCTCCTGCTAGTCCGCCTAACTCAATTTGTCCATCGGTCGCCTGTAAAATGCCGCCATCGATGATAATATTGCCGCCTGCGATCGCTATTGTATTTCCTGGCAGAACTTCTAGGGGATTGAGAGAGCGATCGAAACTTTCCCTTTCGCCAGGGGCTCCCAAGTTCTGACCTTTCCCCTGTACCCGAATTTCACTAGGATTTCCGCTATATTGCAAACCAATCGGTACGTTGACACTCAGCAGGGGTGCGGTTTGGGGATTGGTGGCGCTGAATTCTATGCTAGAGCTAAATTTGATACTATTTGCTGTACTCGCAAACAACGATCCACCGATGTTTAGCCTTGCATTGAGGCCAAAAATAATCCCATTCGGATTAATCAGGAATAAGTTAGCGGTGCCATTAGCTCGAATTAATCCATCAATATTAGAAATCGAGTTACCTGTTACTCTTGTAAATATATTTTGGATATCCAGCCCATTGTTGAAAAATGCTTCGGTGCCAGTAGGGACAGAAAATTCCCGAAAGCTGTGGAAAAGATTGCCACCTGCTCTAGTTCCCCCCTCAATAATATTGGTATTTCCCTGCGGCGTAACGATCGAATTTATCGGCAGGGTGGCATCTGGCACAATTTGCGCCTCACCTTCTGGAACTAACAAGGCAAAATACAAAAGTAAAAATAAAATAGTACGCGCCTTCCCCAGATTAAAAATGAAGCAGGGAAATAGGTGATTAGCTTTAGCAATATCTGACAGTTTTTGCTGCTTTGTAAACGCTGACATATTTTTTCAAAACTTACACGATAAGGTACGTTGTTGCGCTTTAGCGCTAAAAGAGTGCTAAAGCGCAACAATGTACCCATTATCCATAAAGACTATAGAAACACTCTGTTCAAATTATTGAGATTTTCCCATAATTTTCGGCTATGAGGAATTGTTATGCTTTTGTTCAAAAAAATAACATTTTTATTCCCCCACTCCCCCGCTCCTCTGTTCCTCTGCTCCCCTGCTACAATAAAAGTAAAGATTGTTTAGATTTGTTAATTTGGGACAGCTATGGCTCCCGCAGTTTTAATCGAAAAACTCCAAAAGCGTTACGGTAAGGTTGAAGCCGTCAAAGATGTTTCCTTTCAGGTAGAACCGGGAGAGATTTTTGGTCTGCTTGGGCCAAATGGCGCTGGCAAAACAACAACCATCAGATGTATCTGTACCCTGGCGACGCCCGATGCTGGCAAAATTGAAGTATCTAGCATCAACGCGATCGCCAACCCCAAAGCAGCACGGCAAAAGCTAGGCTACGTGGCCCAAGAAGTTGCCCTCGATAAGGTGCTGACTGGTAGGGAATTACTGCAACTGCAAGCGGCATTATACCACATACCTGGCAAATTTGCCAAAGAGCGAATTGATAAAATGATAAGTTCGCTAGGATTGCAGGAATACGCCGATCAAAAAACTGGTACTTACTCTGGTGGTATCCGCAAGCGGTTGGATTTGGCTGCGGGATTGCTGCATAAACCAGATGTGCTGGTTTTGGATGAACCAACAGTAGGACTTGATATCGAAAGTCGCGTGGTGATGTGGGATATCTTGCGCCAGCTGCGGGATGCGGGGACGACTGTTTTACTGACAAGCCACTATCTAGAGGAAGTTGACGCGCTGGCTGACAGAGTGGCGATTATTGATAAAGGTGTGGTAATTGCTGCTGGTACGCCTTCGGAGTTGAAAGATAGGGTGGGAGGCGATCGCATTACCCTCCGCATCCGCGAGTTTTGCCCGCTCGAAGAAGCAGAGAAAGCCAAAGATATGCTAAAATCTTTTCCTTTTGTGCAAGAAGCGATTATTAACGTAGCTCAAGGGAACTCGCTCAATTTGGTAGTCACGCCTCAAAGCGACGCCTTAATTACCATTCAGCAAGCTCTACAAGCGGCTGGATTACCTACTTTTGGTATTGCACAATCGCGGCCTAGTTTGGATGATGTCTATCTTGCCGCGACGGGTAGAACGCTGATGGATGCGGAACTTGCTGCGGCTGGAAGTCGCGATCCCAAGGCGGAACGCAAACAGAATATGAAATAGGTTAATTTTTGAACAACGAAGACGCGAAGAGAAAAAAGAAAGATGAGCAGTACTGTAACTCCTTCTAAACCAAATGTTAGCTTGAAGCCAGAGGCAATGCAGGTTAGTCCTGCACCGGGTTTCTTTGGCGAACTTGTGCAAGAAACTTTGGCTTTAACTCGTCGTTTGTTTATTCAATTACAGCGGCGTCCCTCAACTTTAATTGCTGGGGTTATTCAACCTTTGATCTGGTTGGTTTTGTTTGGGGCGCTGTTTCAAAATGCGCCTAAAGGACTTTTTGGCGATACTGTAAATTACGGACAATTTCTCGCCGCTGGTGTGATTGTTTTTACAGCGTTTAGCGGCGCACTGAATGCTGGTTTGCCGATAATGTTCGATCGCGAATTTGGCTTTCTCAATCGTTTGCTGGTTGCTCCCCTGGCTTCCCGGTATTCGATCGTCTTCGCTTCGGCTATATTCATAATTACCCTCAGCGCGATTCAAACGTCAGCAATTATCGCGGCGAGTGCTTTCCTGGGTGCGGGTTGGCCCGATCCTTTGGGTTTGGGTTTGATTTCGCTGATTCTCCTGTTACTGGTTCTCGGCGTAACGGCTTTGAGTTTGGGATTGGCTTTTGCATTACCGGGTCACATTGAATTGATTGCGGTAATTTTTGTTACCAACCTGCCTTTGCTGTTTGCCAGCACCGCTCTCGCACCTTTATCTTTTATGCCAAGGTGGTTACAGACGATCGCGACTCTCAATCCTTTGAGTTATGCGATCGAGCCAATTCGCTATCTCTATCTAAACAGTGATTGGGCGCTAAATAGCGTGGTAATGCAGGCTCCTTGGGGTGCTGTTACCTTGGGTGGGGCGCTGCTAGTGCTACTGGTTCTTGATGTGGTAGCATTTTTAACTATTCAACCCCTCTTGCGTCGAACTTTTGCTTGATTGACATCCTCCCCCGTTAAGTTTGCCCTATAACGGGGGAGGCTCAACCTTAGTTAAATCAGAGATTTCGCAGATTAGATTTCGCTGAGAAATTCATAAGAATTCCTTAGTTAAAATCTCAGGCTTCAAGCCTGTAATATTTAGAGAAGTATCATCTTTTAACTGATTTACTAAGCAACAATCAACTTAAGGAACAAACAAAGCTATGAACGAAAGAATTTTCACACTCAATACCCACGTTCGCTTTTCTGATAAAAGGTCTGTGGTGACTGAAATTGTGAGCAATGAAAACTCTAGCATTGCTGTTTGGGGAGTACGACCCGGACAAAAAGTTGAAGCTCATTTCCACCCCGATGGACAAGATACATGGGTGATGCTACAAGGTAACTTGACTTACCACTTGGGTAATAGCGAGAATAGAACTTTGAGTCCTGGTGAATTGGCTTTAGCGGAACAAGGTCAAGTTCACGGAGCCATTAATGAAGGAACGGAAGACGCTGTATTCGTTTCTATCTACTCAGCACCGAAAATTGGCTACGTTAAAGCATCGCCTTAAGTTTCACAGTCAGTAATTCAATGCTAGATTATGAATAAACGCAATTTTTTATGGGGTGGTACAGCAATGCTTGGCACCGCCTTGTTATCACGCTATCTACCTTGGAGTTCAACAGATATGGCAACCGCAAATAATGAATCTGAAATCACAAAAACTGAGTCAGAGTGGCGCACAATTTTGACTCCAGAACAATTTAATGTACTGCGTAAACATGGAACGGAACGTGCTCACACCAGTCCGCTTGATAAGCAATATGGTAAGGGGACTTACGTTTGCGCTGGGTGCGATCTACCACTTTTTTCATCTGAAACCAAATTCGATAGCGGTACTGGCTGGCCTAGCTTTTTTGCCCCAATTGAAGGCGCGATCGGCACATCTGTAGACAAGTCATTTTTTACGACCAGAGTTGAAGTGCATTGTCATCGCTGCGGCGGACATCTAGGTCATGTATTTAACGATGGCCCTCAACCAACTGGCAAACGTTACTGCATGAACGGTGTATCCCTGGAATTTATTCCTAGCTGATATAAGCCTGGGTCGGCAGGCTTTGTTTGTGTAGCCCCAGCCTTTTTGCTTTTCAGGTATGTTGTTGCGCTTCAGCGCTTTAAGATAGCGCCAAGCGCAACAACATCCGAAATATTTAACTGTTTTTGTTCGTGTAG is a window of Argonema galeatum A003/A1 DNA encoding:
- a CDS encoding ABC transporter permease, whose protein sequence is MSSTVTPSKPNVSLKPEAMQVSPAPGFFGELVQETLALTRRLFIQLQRRPSTLIAGVIQPLIWLVLFGALFQNAPKGLFGDTVNYGQFLAAGVIVFTAFSGALNAGLPIMFDREFGFLNRLLVAPLASRYSIVFASAIFIITLSAIQTSAIIAASAFLGAGWPDPLGLGLISLILLLLVLGVTALSLGLAFALPGHIELIAVIFVTNLPLLFASTALAPLSFMPRWLQTIATLNPLSYAIEPIRYLYLNSDWALNSVVMQAPWGAVTLGGALLVLLVLDVVAFLTIQPLLRRTFA
- a CDS encoding ABC transporter ATP-binding protein, with amino-acid sequence MAPAVLIEKLQKRYGKVEAVKDVSFQVEPGEIFGLLGPNGAGKTTTIRCICTLATPDAGKIEVSSINAIANPKAARQKLGYVAQEVALDKVLTGRELLQLQAALYHIPGKFAKERIDKMISSLGLQEYADQKTGTYSGGIRKRLDLAAGLLHKPDVLVLDEPTVGLDIESRVVMWDILRQLRDAGTTVLLTSHYLEEVDALADRVAIIDKGVVIAAGTPSELKDRVGGDRITLRIREFCPLEEAEKAKDMLKSFPFVQEAIINVAQGNSLNLVVTPQSDALITIQQALQAAGLPTFGIAQSRPSLDDVYLAATGRTLMDAELAAAGSRDPKAERKQNMK
- a CDS encoding antitoxin Xre/MbcA/ParS toxin-binding domain-containing protein is translated as MNPTKTPESPPIQDETARYEQVIDQLRRLMGGSMEYVNIWLNSPHPDLGGLTPQFFIDTGKIEVVESLAWAMEHCLIG
- the msrB gene encoding peptide-methionine (R)-S-oxide reductase MsrB encodes the protein MNKRNFLWGGTAMLGTALLSRYLPWSSTDMATANNESEITKTESEWRTILTPEQFNVLRKHGTERAHTSPLDKQYGKGTYVCAGCDLPLFSSETKFDSGTGWPSFFAPIEGAIGTSVDKSFFTTRVEVHCHRCGGHLGHVFNDGPQPTGKRYCMNGVSLEFIPS
- a CDS encoding RES family NAD+ phosphorylase; amino-acid sequence: MLTNNELIAAVAALPTSSLTGLAFRVIFVRYLDTALSSIGSVLGGRYNPPQAFQALYLTEESVTALLEVEALFKTGLKLRSIPKSPLIVLSIYYQLNAVIDITNFDNQQALGTNLQELTGNWRLMNALGQIAPSQMLGEAAYNLQTIEALKVPSARDPNTHNLIVFPDRLSANSSLRVYDDSGTINAQLP
- a CDS encoding filamentous hemagglutinin N-terminal domain-containing protein — encoded protein: MSAFTKQQKLSDIAKANHLFPCFIFNLGKARTILFLLLYFALLVPEGEAQIVPDATLPINSIVTPQGNTNIIEGGTRAGGNLFHSFREFSVPTGTEAFFNNGLDIQNIFTRVTGNSISNIDGLIRANGTANLFLINPNGIIFGLNARLNIGGSLFASTANSIKFSSSIEFSATNPQTAPLLSVNVPIGLQYSGNPSEIRVQGKGQNLGAPGERESFDRSLNPLEVLPGNTIAIAGGNIIIDGGILQATDGQIELGGLAGEGKIGLNGDVETFHETSLQFPEGVPRSNVSIINKSAINVVGSGGSSITINAANIDISGASLLSGGIAKGLGTADAQGGNLSLNATETIAIASSRIENNINSNAIGNSGDINITAKSIAFTQGAVMDVSTFGQGRAGNVKIVASDTISFDGAENKEVSTGAESTVNEDALGDGGDINITARSLFITNGAVLTSTSKGTGAAGNIAVEADAIFLGNQAQISTETIKGNNPLTEDQASIRLQTQSLILRQNSTIATNARGSQIVGGNITINTDVLAALENSDISANSLNDRGGTIAINTQGIFGAQSLTREELQILLNTNDTNLLDPKLLSSSDITATGADSSLSGTVTINTPNVNPSSGLVDLPDNLVDATRLVVSACRPNSEEQSRLAIVGRGGLPPGPIEPISGNATWIDLRTSLAEGQRSRGAEGQRGRGETSASTEIVEAQGWVINSKGEVKLVAQAPIVTPYSSGIAQPECHAP
- a CDS encoding cupin domain-containing protein, encoding MNERIFTLNTHVRFSDKRSVVTEIVSNENSSIAVWGVRPGQKVEAHFHPDGQDTWVMLQGNLTYHLGNSENRTLSPGELALAEQGQVHGAINEGTEDAVFVSIYSAPKIGYVKASP